Sequence from the Neptunomonas japonica JAMM 1380 genome:
CACTGTGTTTGTGAATCCTTGCTGAATATCATTAACGCCAATTTCGATGATTATTTTATCAGCCTGTTTTATTGATTCCATAGTGGTGATTCTAGAGAGAAGGTTTTCAGATGTATCCCCTCCTAGCCCAAAATTGACTGATTTATTTGAAATGTCAGATACAGACATTCCTTGAGTTATGCTATCGCCTAAAAATAGAACCGATCCTGATGTTGTATTTTTGTCTACACGTCTTAAGTGTGCCTGCATCTCCACTTGGAATGCTGTCAAAACCGGCTGCCCTTTACTCGTTATTGTTTTAGCGCTCAGTAATTGAGCAATACTGGCTTTAGGGATCATTATAAGAATTATTATTGTTGTTATAATTGAATATAGTGTTAATAGTTTCTTGTGATTTTTCATAGATAGTTTTGTATTTTAGCTTATATTCAGGGTAGCAGAGTTAGTGTGAGTATTCTTTTATCTTCCATCATTAATTAAGTACTTGTCTTTATCTTTGTCAGTATCTATTGTTCGGTTACGAATCATAGTTGAAATGTTATGATTTGCCACTGATCGATAGTTTACATGTTACTGTTACTTAAGAGTGATCTATTTAATGCGATTTGTTTTTTATTTTGTATGCTTTCTCATAGCTTATGGCTCTCTTTTTCCTTTCGAATTCTCAAAAAACATTGATGATGCTGTTTTTCTAGCATTTGTTAATTCGTGGAACGGCCAAACCAGTCTAGGTGATGTGTTAGGTAACATTATTCTTTTCATGCCCTATAGTTTTTTTGGCTTGGTAGCATTTTCAAAAAGCAAAGCCAGTATGACGTTAATTGCTACTCTTTCTGTATTCGGAGTTCTCCTTGCGTTCGCATGCCAAGTTGCGCAATTGTATTTGCCAAGTCGTTCGCCTGCTTTAGTTGATGTGTATTGGAATACCCTTGGTTTAGTGCTAGGTATAGCTTTTGCTTATTCTGATAGAGTACGTACTTTTGTTAGGAGTGTTGAGCTATATTCGTTTTCACTTCCTCTTGTTTTGCTTGGCTTATGGTGTGCTTCAAGATTAGTTCCTTTTGTTCCCAGCATTGATCTGCAGTCGTATAAAAACGCACTTAAGCCTCTGCTAGTTGCTCCAGAGTTTGATTTTTATCAGTTTCTTTTTTTTGTTGCGGCTTGGTTAGTTGCAGCTCATTTGTTTTTTTACTTATGCAAATCAAGAGTGAAATTTTTACTCTTGATAGGCGCTGTTCTCACTGTTTCTTTACTCGAAATTATTATTGTAAAAAATGATTTGTCTGTAACGGATGTAGCGTCATGGGTGTGCGCTTTATTGCTGTGGCCGTTACTTCCAAAAAAAATCTCTAAAAGGTCACTCTACTTAGTTTTTGTATTGTTGGCGGGCGTTGTATCAGGGAGTTTGTTGCCTTTTGAGTGGCAAGTAAATAGCGGTGCTTTTGAATGGGTTCCGTTTTCCGGATTTTTGAGTGGTTCTATGTTAACAAGTGCGGGTGTCTTTGCTCAAAAGTTGTTTGTTATAGGGGCTATATTCTTTTTGCTTTGTGAGTCTGGCCGATTGTCTCAAAAAGCTATTGCCGTTGTTTTTTCTGTTTTTCTTGCTATTGAAGTTTTGCAGAATTGGCTTGTTGGGCATTCAGCAGAAATTACCGACCCATTATTAGTATTGTTCTGTGGTTTATTGTTTCGCAGGGTTCTTCAGAGCTCCCTTAAAAAGCCTGTACTTCTTACTGAAACAGAAAGTGTTGTTACGCAGGTTTCAAAACCTGTTGAAATGGCGAGCCTTTCAAGCTCCTGTGATTTTAAACGGCGTTGCTTGGTTGTTATTGCAGGTATTGTCGTTGCTGTGTCCATTATGATCGCTTTTTATTTTCTGGTTCGCCTGCCGGGTGTCCCCTACAACATTCGTGAATTATTTAGGTTTGAAGCCTCTGGGTTCGATCTGCTTTTTGTAAGTCTGGCATTGTTGTGGTTTGGTGTGGGGGCTGCATGGATGGGAGAAGTCATTGCTAAGAGCCGTCGGCCCGTTATAGTTGCACCTGTTGCCGCTACGGTAGTCGCTATTATATTGTACTTCTTATTCTTTTTTGGTGTAACAGGCGAAAGTATTAGTGATGTTGCGGGCTCATCTGTGTGGGTTCATCGTGTAGGAAC
This genomic interval carries:
- a CDS encoding GDSL-type esterase/lipase family protein; this translates as MIPKASIAQLLSAKTITSKGQPVLTAFQVEMQAHLRRVDKNTTSGSVLFLGDSITQGMSVSDISNKSVNFGLGGDTSENLLSRITTMESIKQADKIIIEIGVNDIQQGFTNTVKNVERILNLINADVSIFLLAILPVDESKTKKINKTIAATNKEYKAICKTKENCTFIDNYQSLINSKQQLKSEYHSGDGVHLNESGYSTLKSILSQVI
- a CDS encoding VanZ family protein, whose product is MRFVFYFVCFLIAYGSLFPFEFSKNIDDAVFLAFVNSWNGQTSLGDVLGNIILFMPYSFFGLVAFSKSKASMTLIATLSVFGVLLAFACQVAQLYLPSRSPALVDVYWNTLGLVLGIAFAYSDRVRTFVRSVELYSFSLPLVLLGLWCASRLVPFVPSIDLQSYKNALKPLLVAPEFDFYQFLFFVAAWLVAAHLFFYLCKSRVKFLLLIGAVLTVSLLEIIIVKNDLSVTDVASWVCALLLWPLLPKKISKRSLYLVFVLLAGVVSGSLLPFEWQVNSGAFEWVPFSGFLSGSMLTSAGVFAQKLFVIGAIFFLLCESGRLSQKAIAVVFSVFLAIEVLQNWLVGHSAEITDPLLVLFCGLLFRRVLQSSLKKPVLLTETESVVTQVSKPVEMASLSSSCDFKRRCLVVIAGIVVAVSIMIAFYFLVRLPGVPYNIRELFRFEASGFDLLFVSLALLWFGVGAAWMGEVIAKSRRPVIVAPVAATVVAIILYFLFFFGVTGESISDVAGSSVWVHRVGTRGVFGPLGVSFVEFFGADNLRLLTEPVEPIVRFGALFGPVLILLGIFFATLFKTRWLPLPWRKKGVLRYFLIYCLYMLPWFLVCKVIAFDLSSTDNLNELIARDGPWGLGGGGYLYLLVFIVVFSAVLLSISLIRVRFLTISAACLAVLALIPVGWFLLNKGLVENVGKYGLNYSGVDFLLGPDRKNLVSSDALFLRWIVVQLSGVIVLAIGAHLYLRWVGVSILSRHETVLSKSAVTMLQDIEVNLSTSQLDFLNELASVKKQTISFIVRSIIDNAMSEELGSSDEFLESLEKSISEYSRMKVCVIRVELNQIKWVAVVAAKGNVSDSRVIRKTLEQFMKSCS